ACCTAACCGACGCCAGGATAACAATTAATTAAGATTGCGCAGAAAATTACTCCTTGATCCGGGTAATCAACTGATGATCGGCTAATTCGGATATCAGCTTGACCATATCGGTCTTCACCGACGTGGGATCGGCGTCGGGAAAAGCCTGACAAATGATGTTTGCCGCTTCCTCGCCGCTTGTTTCATCTTCCAGCAACCGCCATAGGGCCGCGCCGATGGAACTCAGGTGGTAAAGCGCCTCGTTTTCAGGATTGACCAGAAAAATAACATCATCGACCTGACGTTCCGTAATCCCTTCGCTTCGGGTATAGCGTCGTTTCATGGGCATGGTTTGAACTCGTCGATCAAATGGCGCGCCGCAGTGGCGCCATCAGGATAGCGCAAAGTGAAACGGCTGGCAGCATCGCTGATGCCATGCAGGCGGTCCAGAGTCTCAATGGCGGAAATCTGCACCGAAAAATTCTGCAATATGGTTCGCTTTAGAATATCACTGGTCGAAGCGGGCAGCATCTGCAGGGTTTCTTGCGGGTCACGGTGAAGCTCAATGATGCCTTTTATCGGTGATGTTTCCCGGTATGTCGCCAATTCGCCGGGTAGAAGTTTCAGATACAGAAACCTGCGGCTTTCCGGCCCGCGTCTGTCGTTTACGAAAGTATTGAAGTTTTCGCCGCCATCTTCCGGAAGGGGTTGTCTGAGGCGCGGCAGGATTCCTGGCGACATGCCAAGATTGTCACTGGTGATGTAGAGGACATCATCGGCAAATATTTTAACTCCCAATGAGGCCAGGTGCGCTATCAGCGT
This genomic window from Rhodospirillaceae bacterium contains:
- a CDS encoding PqqD family protein, whose amino-acid sequence is MPMKRRYTRSEGITERQVDDVIFLVNPENEALYHLSSIGAALWRLLEDETSGEEAANIICQAFPDADPTSVKTDMVKLISELADHQLITRIKE